ATTGTGCATTCAGAAGGACGTTTAACCAGAGTGATTGTACTCATAACTCCCGAAATGTTTCCCTCTGACAGGCTCTGGTCATGGAAGTAACCGGAAAATACCAGAAGTACTGGAGTAAAAAGGAACTAACCGTAATTCTTTAAAATACTATATATACACCTCTTTTAAAAGCCGATTCGAATCAAAATCAAAGAAGCTGCAAAGAGAGTTGAATCGGCTGTAGTTTACCAAACAAGCCTGTTTGAGATAGTACTGTTTTTCCATATACCCCTACCTGGATACTACGTTACGGTGCCACTTCAAAGCTTTTGGCAAAAAAAAGGCCTTATTGCCTCTAATTTTTGACTTCTTTTTAGGGCAAACCTATTTTTTCACACAACAAAGTTACTGGGAAACCTCATGACCCATGCTGATGTACCCAAAACGCCTTATAAAATGGAAGGTGCTATGATAAGAAAAAAGTTTAAGCGATTTGGTATCCTGTTTTTTCTGACAGCCATATTTTTTTCCTGTTCAGAAAGCAATAATATTACTGACCCGGGAAGAGGAGTTATTGAAGATTTTGATCCTGAGCTTTTAGACGTTTCCGGATTATTCAAAACGGTTGCTTTCGACAGCACTGCGTTTTGTGATGGGTTTAGTATTCCCCATTCCAGCGATAACAACTTCATACACCATCCAAACAGACGCAATCTAATTATTGGAAGAAGTGAGGAGCAGTTATTTAAGGGATACGTTGAATTTGCAGTATTACCCACTGATACCACTGAAGGCCCGCGTTATTCTCCAGATAATTCCTTGCAAGCTGTTTATCTTCATATATATGCCGACACAAGACATAAAGACACCTCTGAATTGTTTATGATTCCAGTCTTTTCCTGTGAACCCAAAGACTTGTTTGAAGAGGTAGTGTTAACCGAAGCTATGACTGAAATAGGGAAAGCTGAAATTACCAGTGGTTCCAAAGATTCTATACCACTGCCTGAAGATTTAGCTTCGGCTCTTTTTACCGCTTTGAGCGAATCAGCCAAAACAGACACCTCTGTATTCGCGTTCACCATTGCAGACACAACCGATTCTTTTAAATACCTGCAAAACCCGTTTCTTGTTATGCATATAGCTGACAAAGATGGAGAGGTATTTAAGGATTCTCTGTACGGCTTATCACAACTTACTGTTTACGAAAAAGATTTCGACACTCTTTCTGCACAGCCGGTCTCCAGAAGAATTTCCAACAGAGTAGCAGTCTTTGAATTCGACATCGATCGCTTTTTTGACACCACCTACACCTCAGGAACCTCCTTTGATGAGGTACTTAGTGCTGAGATAATGATGAGAAGACCTCAGGTAAAAAACTTGCCAGAGAACGAAAATATATCCTTTAGGGCCTACCTGGGGGGCGAATATAACAATGCCGGTGAACTGTCAGTTAATTTTGGTAATCGAAGAGTGTTCTCAGATTCTGTTATGTCTTTTCGTTTCGAAAAAGATTTACAAGAAATAACCCGTTCACGTCAATCAAGTGTTTTTCTCTATCTTGAGACAATTAACGAATTCAGCCAGACTTTATGGACCCGTCCAACACATTTTGATGCAGTACTAACAACTATTGATTAAGAGTGAATATTATGATTAGAAAACTATTATTTTTTGTATTAGCTATTGTAGTTTCCGTTTACGCAGAGTCCTATCTTAGCCTCTATTACCCACTGGGCACTCCGTTACAAACTTCTACCGGTTCGGCGCGTTCCATGGGAGGCAGTGGAACAGGTGTAAAAGAGAGTTTCTTTGGGATTTCTCTTAACCCCGCAAACATTGCAAACCACGAGAAATCTGTGTTTTCATCTGTGGCATCATTTGATGTAAACAGCTATAATGACACAGAGCGACACTATTTCTATAACTTTTCTCCATCTATGCTCTCATTAATAGTTCCTGTTGGTGCTTTTGGAAACCTGGGGTTTTCCTTCGCTAACAGAACTAAGGGTGATTTAAACTTCAGGTCTGTAGAAGAGTTACAGTCTCCAGTACCTGAGAGTACTGACACACTCTATACAGGTTTAATCAGAAAAGGTGGTATGAATGAATGGCAAGCTGGTTGGGGATACCATCTTGCTAACGATATTCAAATCGGTTTTACCTATAAACGCCTTTATTATTCTATGCAAACAGACCGTGTTTATGGATTTGCAAGTGGCGAAAGTTCCTATTATCATGAGATCCAAAGAAATACCGAAGAAACTTTCGCTGCAAACGGAGTTAAGGTCGGGGCAATACTTCCTTGGGGTGACTTAACACTAGGTGCTGCCGGCGAATATGTTTTTGTAAACGAATCAGATATTGTTAATTCAAACAAACTTAGGGAAGACACAATTTCCAACAAATCGAATGTAACCATTCACCCTCCGCCTTCAGCAACAATAGGCCTCTCCTACCAACTTACTTCAGAGTGGCTCTTGGCTGCTGATATTCATACTGTACTGTGGGATAGATTCATTTCAGATGATAATTCTTCTCTTCGAAGAACCTATTCCACCTCTGCAGGAGCTCGATACATTCCCAGTCCTGAGTACATATTTGCCACCGATTACTGGAGAACTATTCAGTACAGTACTGGGCTACGGTATGAACAGATGCCTGTAGAAGGTGCCTCTGAAGTCACTTTTACCCTTGGTACAGCTCTTCCAATCCAGCAGTCTTCAGCACTTCTAAACATTGGATTTGAATATAGCAGACGTCGGGATACCAATCTAAACGATTTTACAGAAGATGTGTTTCGCCTTGTAATCGGTTTAAACGGAAGTCAAAAATGGTTTCAGAATAGATAACTCATTCTGATAAAAACTAAAGCAGATAACAGTAACAACTATCACTGGTAATTGTTACTGTTATTGTTTTAGGTGCTGATGGTATAACGTATATTCTAACCTAAAGATTTAATTTATCAGGTGTTGAGATCCAAGCAGTTTTGATTTGATTCAGGTATTTGACTCATTCCTGTTTTGTGCCCAAGTGATACAACATCAAACAAAAATTTTTATGCACGGCAGAAACAGCAAAAAATCCATGATGCGACGTTACTTTCGCAAAAAGTTTGGTAAAACAAGCTCAACCAAACAAACAGCGTCTTTGCGTAGTAATGTCGAAAGTTCAATAAATCAAGATCCCTCTCTTTTTCTAAGTAATGTTTGTCATATAAGCTCAGAGTTGCCTGAAAATTATTCTGAACTCTATATACGCGCTATACCAAGAGACCCCCATTGGCTTTATGTCTACTGGCAGATCTTAGCCGAAAAAATAAAAAAAGAAAAATCTAATAGCAATTTTGCTGCATCCCAAAACACACTTCGCCTACTTAAAATAAATAAAACAAAAAAAGAAAGTGAGCCGGAAAAGATATCTGAAATTAAAATTGGCCCAGGCACCAACAATTGGTATTTCAACATATCTGAACCGGAAAATTTATATATAGTAGAGTATGGGTTAAAAAACAAAGAAGGACGGTTTAAACCACTAACATCTACTTCTCCAATCCAGGTGCCTCTAACTAAACTTGCTGAACCATACTCAGCAGATAATAACAAAGAGATAATGAGCATAACCGAACTTTCAATCGATAATTTGGGTATCGAGATCAGAAATGATTCAGGTAAACTACTAGAACTTGACCCCAGCAAATCAACCCAAAGTTCATCATCCATATTTCCCCAAGCTTCGCTAAGAAATGAGCAATAGCTATAGTAATAAGTCCCTTTTTTTGAAATCGGGAAAACAACCTGAGGGCTTTCTCTGTCTTGTTTTACATGCACACCTTCCATTCGTCCGACATCCTGAAACTGATTACACATTGGAAGAGAATTGGTTCTATGAAGCGCTTACAGAAACATACATTCCACTGCTTGTAATGTTTAGAAATCTCCAAAATGATACTATTCAGTTTCGATTAACGATGTCCCTTACTCCAACACTTTGCAGTATGCTTAATGACTCTTTTTTGCAACAAAGGTATATAAGACATATAAAAAAGCTTATATCGCTTGCAGAAAAAGAGGTAAAAAGAACCAGGTATAACGCTCTGCAAAACGAAAATGCTAAGCTGTATTTAGATAAGTTTAAGATGTGCTACCATCTCTTTGAAAACATATGGCAAAGAGATCTTATCAGGGAATTCAGAACACTTCAGGATGCAGGGCTGCTTGAAATTATCACCTGTTGTGCTACCCATGGCTACTTACCTAACATGCAGGACAACGAACCTGCTGTAAAAGCACAGATAAAAGTTGGTGTAGAATCTTACATCAAAAATTTCGGATGTCATCCCAGAGGTATCTGGCTTCCGGAATGTGGCTATTATCCAGGTTTGGAGAAGTTTCTTTTTAAAGAGGGTTTAAAATTCTTTTTCGTTGACACCCATGGCCTGCTACTTGCAAACCCACAGCCAAGATATGGAGTATACGCACCCCTCTACTGCTCAGAGGCACCTGTAGCGGCTTTTGGCAGAGATGCGGAATCATCACGCTCTGTCTGGAGCGCCCAGCAAGGATATCCGGGGCATCCCGCTTACCGTGATTTTTACCGGGATATTGGTTTTGAACTGGAAATGGATTATATCTCCCCCTATATTGATCCTATCGGCCTAAGAATTCACACCGGTATCAAATATCACAGGGTGACAGATATACATTCAGAAAAAAAAGAATATTACAATCGTCAGGAAGCATTAAATACGGCTGCCCAACATGCCGGCAATTTCATGTTTAACAGACAATTGCAAATACAACATCTTACCACCTTAATGGACAGACCTCCCCTGATTGTCTCACCCTATGATGCAGAACTTTTTGGTCACTGGTGGTACGAGGGGCCGGAATGGCTAAACTATCTTATCAGAAGAAGTCAATGCGAACAAAACTCCTATGAATTTATTACCCCTTCAGATTACCTTTCCCTTTTTGAAGAAAACCAGGTAAGTGAACCCTCTTTCTCCAGTTGGGGTGAAGGTGGGTACTCTTATGTATGGCTTAATGAAACAAATAGTTGGATTTACCATCATATTCATCAAATTGAAAATATAATGACTGAGTGTGCAAGCCAAAATCCACAAGTAAAGGGTGTAAAAAGAAGGATTTTAAACCAGATGGCACGGGAACTGCTTCTTTCTCAATCAAGTGACTGGGCGTTCATAATGAAAACTGGTACTATGGTTCACTATGCCCAAAAACGCACAAAAGAACACATTGCAAACTTTCTTACTCTGTATGAATATTTGAAGAAAAAAACGGTAGATGAGAATTGTCTTTCTTTTCTCGAACAAAAAAACAATATATTTGCAGAAATAGACTATAACATATACTGTCGCCAGAATGTGGCAGGAGGATAGAATGAAAAAAGTGAATATTATCCTTGCAACTATTGTACTAAGTACAACAACTGCTTTTGCTCAAGATTTTGTTAACATTTTTAGTAGTACCGGATACGGTTTTGGGATGGGTGGATACTATCTTGGATCATCAAACACCTTTTTTGAGGACAGAGAAACCCCGCTGGAGACCAACGACCACTTTCTTAATCTCGGACAGGGATTAAAATTTGAAATAGGAGCCGGGTATATGCTTATGCCCTTTCTTGAAGGTCGAGTATCTTTTGATCTCTCTTTAGGTGTTCCATCCCCCACAATAGAAAGTGAACGAACAAACGAGATATTCGAAGACACTACAACTGATTATAGGTTCTCCTCATGGGGTTTGCGGGCAGCTCTTGCTCCTCATTTTGAAATCCTCGAATTGCTCGATATGTACCTTGGTGTAGGTTTAGCCCTGAACTTCGCCTCTGCAAGCTTCGAACGTACAATAATTGAAACAGATGAGGAGCCAATGATTGGTGAAGTTAAATACAACTTTTCCCCTTCCCTTGGATTTATGGGTTTTCTGGGATTTGAAATACCTGTCATGGAATATTTTCTCTATTTTTTCAGCGAAATAAGATTCGAACAAATAAACCATAAACTGGAAAGCACGGAAGTGGTGAGTGGTGAACCGTTTGAACATCCCATCACCTACACCGAAGATGATGTTGAACGCAATCCCCCCCCCAATGTTCCTGCCACTAACTGGGGAATTAGAGTTGGTTTGAAATACTGGATTTTTTGACACTGTTATTTAGAGTGGTATTTTACCCACAACTTTATGCTTTAGAAAAGGGCGTTTTTTCCAATCAGAGGGGATGTGAGCTTTATTGCCAGTCCGGTTTTAAGGGACAGACCGCTTCAATTCCAAATTTCACCAAAAAACCGGTACGGGTACCGCACTTTATTAAATACAGACCACCGCCACACGGTCCTTACACACATCTGCTTAAAGCCGAGAAGCGGATTCGAACCGCCGACCTACTGATTACGAATCAGTTGCTCTACCAACTGAGCTATCTCGGCACTGATAAACAAAATAAAATTTGACAATAATTTAAACCACTACTACGGTTTTTTTTTTGGAATATGTTGAATTTTTGCTATTTTGACAAAGCTCTTTGAGCTAAACGTCTTTCTCTCTGGGCTTCTGAGAGAATGTTGCTAACTCTTCTGCTTATTTCATTTGATAATTGCATATCAGATATATGATCACATTGTTTAACAGCTTGAGTATACTGCATAAGAGCGTTATGTGTTTTTGCAAGTTTTAATCTGCACTGTACTTCATAGTAGTAGTTTCTTCGTGATTCCTGAAGGAGTCTGTTAAGAATCTTTTTATACACGTCTTGTGCTTCAGTGAAACGCTCCAGAGCATACAAGGCCTCAGCTTTTCCCCACTGGAAATCATGTGCATTAGGAAACTTTTTAAGCATCTGATTTGAGACTTGTAATGCATCGTTATAGCGTCTTTCGTTCATATAGATATTGATAAGTTCAACAGATGCGTACACTTTTGAATATATGCCCTTTTGACTTACTTTTTGAAGCATGCGAATACCTTCATCCCTCCTATCCTCAACTCCAGGCATCCACCAAAGTACCCGCATCATTGCACTTCTCCAGTAATGATAGGAACCTATACCATACTGTACATCAATCAAGTTTCCGTTAGGTTGTTCTATATTCATAAACACTGACACACCTTTCCACCCATAGCGAAAAGCAGTTATCCAGCGCTCTTTTTTAAATTCGTAAGTTCCTTTTAATCCATTAGCTCCACCTACGAAAAATTGTGCTATTGGATCATTTGGATTTTTTTCTAAAATTTTTTCACCCTTTTCTATAGCTAAATCACTGTACCTGTAAAAGTGATCCTCTCTTTGAGAACTTCTGAAATAATCGGTCCACTTATCGATTGCAGCAGCCATGAAAAAATATCCTGCCGGGTGTTGAGGATAAGTATCAATAATTATTTGTGCTTTCTGTTCAGCATCTGGATGATTGTTATTAAAAAGGTATTCAATACTTTCCAAGGCCAAAGCATGAATACCAGCAGGCAGAGGTGGATCTGAAGCGAACGACCCATCTATTAAAAGTAGGAAAAATGGCAGGAAATATTTAATTATCGTGCGATGCTTTTTTTTCTGAATAGAAACGATATTCATTTCTAAACCGGTCCCATTTTCCTTGTGAGCTATGATATCTATACCGTCTCACAATTTTTGCATTTACGTTGCGGAGGAAATAAAATTTTACTTCAGCTCTCCTGGTATACCTTCCTTCATGGGTTTCATAAAACACTATTTCATAGAAAGGTTCATCCAATAACGCCTCTTTCTCTATTCCATCAATTATTGCGGAAAGATCATCTTCAAGAATAATATGAAATTTTTCACGAATAATTTCATCACTTTCACCACATGCAAAAAAGAAAAGCATAGTGAGTAAACCAACTATCACACTGATGCTTTTTTTATTCATATACTTCCTCCAGAGAGTATTTCTGATTTTATAATAAACACTACATACATTCAATTAAAATAGTTTGTACTGATAAAAATAATATTTTATAGCTGAAAAAATAATTTTGACTTTATCCTTTAACATACAAAAATAGGTGTTACTATTTAAAGCAACACCTATTCTCTTCTCATTTATTATTAGTGCCTTAATTAAAAACTGTAAGTAGCACTTACCCTATTAAACAGGCTGTATTGTGGTCCACTTATCAGATTGGTAAATGTATAAACGATGTCCTCTGCAGCAACGACATCGATACGCAACCTGTTATCGATATTAATACCAAATCCAAGCCCAACTAAATCAGTATCGGATCCATCAGCTTCTATGTTTTCTCTCCAATGCTTGTTATCTGATGCAGTTTCGGTTCTCCATATCTCCTTTTGCCCACCAACTCTAATCAAAAACCAATCCCATACGATATTTCTTTCTATGCCAAAACTCACTCTAGCACCGTAGGACTGTTCATTTTCTTTGCCGTTAAGGTCATAGTATTCATATAGACCCTGTAGTCCGGTCCAGAAAAATCCTCTGTCAATATTTAAATTAAGACCTATACCCGCATTAATATCTCTTATCAAAGATCTTCCATCTTCAAGATTTACGATTCTTCCTGTCACCTGTGGTACAAAAGATCCATTCAGAGCAGGTACCGAAGAAAATAGTCTAAGATCAAACCGACCAAACCAATCCCGGTCTGCTATTTTAACTTCATTACTATCTCTGTCTTTTCCTTTACCCTGAAGTATGCCACCATTGATAGAAGCTTCGAAATCCATACCGGGACCTAATGGTAGTGTTACTCCAATGGTACCCTTATAAAGTCCTGTATGATGTTCAACTTTATTTGCTCTATGTATTTTTTGATGAGCTATGTAACTCCCAATACCAATAGTAGACCCATTAGCAAGTGAATAGGCAAGCATCAGATCTACTTTTCCAACAGGAGACTCAAGATTAACACTACTATTATGTAGTGCTCTAAACTCAGGGCTGTCCGCATCGATGAAATTTAGCATCTCATCATACCTGTTAAAAACAGTAGAAAATGAGATCCCGGAATGACTTTCCGGTTCCCTGGATAGTCTTGAAACAATAGCCCCAAAATAAGGTTTTTGAGGATCACGGTTTGTTCTTTCAAGAGCTTCTGTTCCAGAATTACCGCCCTCTGGTTTATAAACTCCAAAAGAACCCAACATCATATTTGGATATTGATTAACAGTTGCAGGATTTCTAAAAATACTCACTTCATCACGGTAGAAAGCATCATGCCTTCCCATGACTATTACCCTTGCATCAGTAGCATAGCTGCTAATAACGCATCCTGCAGCAAGTATTAACGCCATTACTCTCCTCATAAACTGGCCTCCATTAGAAGTTTAAGCAAATTGAATCGTAAGTTATTGCCCTGTATCAGAATGTAATAAAACATCCAGCTCCTTTTTCTTGTATTATATAATATTGGTGACAATAAATACAAGTATTAATTAATAGATTCTGAAGAATTATACCATTATGATACTTATTTTCGTAGCTTTCCTTTAGTCAATCTTTCAACCTA
This is a stretch of genomic DNA from Chitinispirillales bacterium ANBcel5. It encodes these proteins:
- a CDS encoding DUF1957 domain-containing protein, with product MEENWFYEALTETYIPLLVMFRNLQNDTIQFRLTMSLTPTLCSMLNDSFLQQRYIRHIKKLISLAEKEVKRTRYNALQNENAKLYLDKFKMCYHLFENIWQRDLIREFRTLQDAGLLEIITCCATHGYLPNMQDNEPAVKAQIKVGVESYIKNFGCHPRGIWLPECGYYPGLEKFLFKEGLKFFFVDTHGLLLANPQPRYGVYAPLYCSEAPVAAFGRDAESSRSVWSAQQGYPGHPAYRDFYRDIGFELEMDYISPYIDPIGLRIHTGIKYHRVTDIHSEKKEYYNRQEALNTAAQHAGNFMFNRQLQIQHLTTLMDRPPLIVSPYDAELFGHWWYEGPEWLNYLIRRSQCEQNSYEFITPSDYLSLFEENQVSEPSFSSWGEGGYSYVWLNETNSWIYHHIHQIENIMTECASQNPQVKGVKRRILNQMARELLLSQSSDWAFIMKTGTMVHYAQKRTKEHIANFLTLYEYLKKKTVDENCLSFLEQKNNIFAEIDYNIYCRQNVAGG
- a CDS encoding tetratricopeptide repeat protein yields the protein MNIVSIQKKKHRTIIKYFLPFFLLLIDGSFASDPPLPAGIHALALESIEYLFNNNHPDAEQKAQIIIDTYPQHPAGYFFMAAAIDKWTDYFRSSQREDHFYRYSDLAIEKGEKILEKNPNDPIAQFFVGGANGLKGTYEFKKERWITAFRYGWKGVSVFMNIEQPNGNLIDVQYGIGSYHYWRSAMMRVLWWMPGVEDRRDEGIRMLQKVSQKGIYSKVYASVELINIYMNERRYNDALQVSNQMLKKFPNAHDFQWGKAEALYALERFTEAQDVYKKILNRLLQESRRNYYYEVQCRLKLAKTHNALMQYTQAVKQCDHISDMQLSNEISRRVSNILSEAQRERRLAQRALSK